A genomic window from Chlorobium phaeobacteroides DSM 266 includes:
- the cydB gene encoding cytochrome d ubiquinol oxidase subunit II, giving the protein MDLQTLWFILITVLFTGFFFLEGFDYGVGILLPFMSKDDLERRTVINTIGPFWDANEVWLITAGGAMFAAFPEWYATLFSGFYVALLLMLAALIFRGVAFEFRSKHDNPAWRNFWDWSIFFGSAIPAVLWGVALSNFIRGVPIDESMNYAGGFFNLLNPYALLCGITSFFIFTLHGAVFLTLKTTGTLHAKAMGFAKIIWGPATLLSFLFMIYTSTETDLYQHLGINPGVIPVFSVLALLSVIFMLKKNASGWAFAMTGAAIAFSTITIFTGLYPRVLVSSLKPEWSLTIYNASSSSYTLGIMSIIALIFVPIVLIYQGWSYWIFRSRVTKDSELEY; this is encoded by the coding sequence ATGGATTTACAAACACTCTGGTTCATCCTGATAACAGTACTCTTTACCGGCTTTTTCTTTCTTGAAGGCTTTGACTACGGCGTAGGCATACTGCTGCCATTCATGAGCAAAGATGATCTTGAACGCCGGACAGTAATCAATACTATAGGCCCATTCTGGGATGCCAATGAGGTCTGGCTTATAACCGCAGGAGGAGCGATGTTTGCCGCTTTTCCGGAATGGTACGCCACACTTTTCAGCGGGTTTTATGTTGCCCTCCTGCTCATGCTTGCCGCACTAATATTCAGGGGTGTCGCCTTTGAGTTCCGGAGCAAGCACGACAATCCTGCATGGCGCAATTTCTGGGACTGGAGCATTTTCTTCGGAAGTGCCATTCCTGCTGTACTCTGGGGCGTTGCTCTTTCGAATTTCATTCGGGGAGTACCTATTGACGAATCCATGAACTATGCCGGTGGATTTTTCAATCTTCTTAACCCCTATGCCCTGCTTTGCGGCATAACCTCTTTTTTCATCTTCACCCTGCATGGAGCGGTGTTTCTTACCCTTAAAACGACCGGGACCCTGCACGCCAAAGCAATGGGATTTGCAAAAATAATATGGGGCCCGGCAACGCTGCTCTCATTTCTGTTCATGATCTATACATCAACAGAGACCGATCTATACCAGCATCTCGGCATTAATCCAGGCGTCATCCCGGTATTCAGCGTTCTGGCCCTGCTTTCGGTTATTTTTATGTTGAAAAAAAATGCTTCGGGCTGGGCTTTTGCCATGACTGGTGCGGCGATAGCATTTTCAACCATAACCATTTTCACCGGTCTCTACCCGAGAGTGCTTGTTTCAAGCCTCAAACCAGAATGGAGCCTGACCATCTACAACGCATCATCATCAAGCTACACGTTAGGCATCATGAGCATCATTGCCCTGATTTTTGTCCCCATTGTGCTCATCTATCAGGGATGGAGCTACTGGATATTCCGAAGCAGGGTAACCAAAGATTCCGAGCTGGAATATTAA
- a CDS encoding cytochrome ubiquinol oxidase subunit I — protein MDTLLLARLQFAITSVFHFFFVPLTLGLSLFIALLETAYVKTGDEKFKKLTKFWGNLFLINFAVGVVTGIVMEFQFGMNWSEYSRFVGDIFGVPLAIEALLAFFIESTFLGIWVFGWNKLPKTLHAACFWLVAIGSNLSALWILVANSFMQSPVGFKMAADGSRAEMTDFAALLFNPYVWKQFPHVLAGGVVTGGFLIIAISSWHLIRGTNERSAFEAAMKYGTIYAFIGTLLVTLAGHTQMQDLIKTQPMKVAAAEALWETENPASFSLFTVGNEKELKDVFAIRIPGMLSFLAYNSFEGEVKGIKDLQKEYEQQYGPGSYIPSIITAYWSFRFMVGAGTLMLLVSFLALIKVLKENYTFSPFLGALLFWSFLLPYIANSSGWILAEMGRQPWIVFGLLKTEAGVSPASVVSSGELLLSLVLFTLIYGILALADLFLLKKYAAAGIEAAE, from the coding sequence ATGGACACACTCTTGCTTGCACGGCTTCAATTTGCGATCACCTCCGTCTTCCACTTTTTCTTTGTACCACTAACGCTCGGTCTCTCTCTGTTTATCGCACTGCTTGAAACCGCATATGTGAAAACCGGCGATGAGAAATTCAAAAAACTCACGAAATTCTGGGGCAACCTCTTCCTGATCAACTTTGCTGTTGGCGTGGTAACAGGCATCGTCATGGAGTTTCAGTTCGGTATGAACTGGTCTGAATACTCTCGCTTTGTCGGAGATATTTTCGGCGTCCCGCTTGCCATCGAAGCTCTTCTTGCGTTTTTCATCGAATCGACCTTTCTCGGCATCTGGGTGTTCGGATGGAACAAACTCCCAAAAACGCTCCATGCCGCATGTTTCTGGCTTGTTGCTATTGGCTCGAATCTCTCTGCGCTCTGGATTCTGGTTGCAAACTCTTTTATGCAATCACCTGTCGGATTCAAAATGGCTGCTGATGGATCGCGTGCCGAAATGACAGACTTTGCTGCACTGCTTTTCAATCCCTATGTATGGAAGCAATTCCCGCATGTGCTTGCAGGAGGAGTTGTAACTGGCGGATTTCTGATTATCGCCATCAGCTCATGGCATCTTATCAGGGGAACAAACGAACGAAGCGCATTTGAAGCAGCCATGAAATACGGCACGATCTACGCTTTTATCGGAACCCTACTCGTTACCCTCGCAGGTCACACCCAAATGCAGGATCTCATAAAAACCCAGCCAATGAAAGTAGCTGCCGCAGAAGCTCTATGGGAAACTGAAAATCCTGCAAGTTTCTCGCTCTTTACCGTCGGCAACGAAAAAGAGCTGAAAGACGTTTTTGCTATCAGAATTCCCGGCATGCTCTCTTTTTTGGCATACAACTCATTTGAAGGCGAAGTGAAAGGCATCAAGGATCTCCAGAAAGAGTACGAACAGCAGTACGGACCGGGCAGTTACATACCCTCGATCATAACGGCATACTGGAGTTTCAGGTTCATGGTTGGAGCGGGAACCCTGATGCTGCTGGTCTCTTTTCTTGCACTGATCAAGGTACTCAAAGAGAACTACACCTTTTCACCCTTTCTGGGCGCTCTGCTCTTCTGGTCGTTTCTCCTGCCCTACATAGCAAACTCATCAGGCTGGATTCTTGCTGAAATGGGACGTCAACCATGGATCGTGTTTGGCTTATTGAAAACAGAAGCGGGCGTCTCACCGGCCTCTGTGGTCAGCAGCGGTGAACTGCTGCTCTCCCTGGTTCTTTTTACCCTGATTTATGGAATACTCGCACTGGCAGACCTTTTTCTGCTGAAAAAGTATGCAGCAGCCGGTATTGAAGCTGCTGAATAA
- the mtnA gene encoding S-methyl-5-thioribose-1-phosphate isomerase, with the protein MIDAISFNEGTLRYLDQRYLPLREEHISTKDHREAIEAIKTLAVRGAPLIGVAAAYTVILGINSYRGDKEGFPCFFGNLIADVEASRPTAVNLFFATKKLKAVYDRNFNSDSLEVLFAKMLFEARQIHDDEIANCDAMAQHGVRQIREDLAEILKTRKLNVLTHCNTGTLATGGSGTALGVIKLAWQEGLIEKVITAESRPLLQGLRLTAWELEQEKIPFFSISDSSSAFLMQRGMIDFGIVGADRIAANGDTANKIGTCAHALSAWHHNIPFYIAAPVSTIDITLSDGTQIPIEERSADELRTIFGTQVATSTTPVINYAFDVTPGKFLRGIITDKKAVVGDYLNGLGQLFAE; encoded by the coding sequence ATGATAGATGCCATTTCGTTCAATGAGGGTACGCTCCGCTACCTCGATCAGCGTTACCTTCCGCTCCGTGAAGAGCATATCTCGACAAAAGATCACCGGGAGGCGATAGAAGCCATTAAAACCCTTGCCGTACGAGGAGCGCCTCTTATCGGCGTTGCCGCTGCCTATACGGTCATCCTCGGCATCAACAGCTACCGTGGTGATAAAGAGGGCTTCCCCTGCTTTTTCGGGAACCTGATTGCCGATGTTGAAGCATCGCGCCCAACCGCGGTCAATCTCTTTTTTGCCACGAAAAAACTAAAAGCCGTATATGACAGGAACTTCAACAGCGATTCGCTTGAAGTGCTTTTTGCCAAAATGCTTTTCGAAGCACGACAGATCCACGATGACGAAATAGCCAATTGTGATGCCATGGCACAACACGGCGTTCGCCAGATCAGGGAAGATCTTGCTGAAATCCTGAAAACAAGAAAACTCAATGTGCTGACCCACTGCAACACCGGAACACTTGCCACCGGAGGCTCTGGAACGGCGCTCGGCGTCATCAAGCTTGCATGGCAGGAGGGACTTATTGAAAAGGTCATTACCGCCGAAAGCCGCCCGCTTTTGCAGGGACTTCGTCTTACCGCCTGGGAACTTGAACAGGAAAAAATACCCTTTTTCTCCATTTCAGACTCATCATCAGCCTTTCTCATGCAGCGCGGCATGATCGATTTCGGCATTGTCGGCGCTGACCGAATCGCTGCCAACGGCGATACAGCCAACAAGATCGGTACCTGCGCCCATGCGTTGAGCGCCTGGCATCACAATATCCCGTTCTATATCGCAGCTCCGGTCTCAACCATTGATATCACGCTTTCCGACGGGACACAAATACCCATCGAAGAGCGCAGCGCCGATGAACTGAGAACCATTTTCGGCACCCAGGTTGCAACCTCGACTACACCGGTAATTAACTATGCTTTTGATGTCACTCCGGGAAAATTCCTCCGGGGAATCATCACGGACAAGAAAGCTGTAGTCGGAGACTATCTGAACGGTCTTGGCCAACTGTTTGCAGAGTAA
- a CDS encoding purine-nucleoside phosphorylase — MIAQQAKIQEAVTFIRKKTQTDYPIGIVLGTGLGALAKEIEVDFSLDYADIPNFPISTVETHHGKLIFGTLAGKKVVAMQGRFHFYEGYSMQQIVFPIRVMKHLGITTLGITNACGGLNPSYKKGDIMLIDDHINLLGSNPLIGPNNPETGSRFPDMCEPYSNRILALAEQAALDNGIKVQRGVYIALSGPCLETRAEYRMLRLLGADVVGMSTVPEVIAAVHQGTEVFGMSIVTDECFPDCLMPVSIEEIIEVSNHAEPKMTAIFKAVVSNL; from the coding sequence ATGATTGCTCAACAGGCTAAAATCCAGGAAGCTGTTACCTTTATCAGAAAAAAAACACAGACTGACTACCCGATCGGCATTGTTCTGGGCACAGGCCTCGGTGCTCTTGCAAAAGAGATCGAAGTCGACTTTTCGCTTGATTACGCTGATATCCCGAACTTTCCTATCTCAACGGTTGAAACCCATCACGGCAAACTGATCTTCGGCACGCTTGCCGGTAAAAAAGTAGTTGCGATGCAGGGCCGTTTCCATTTCTATGAAGGGTACTCCATGCAGCAGATCGTGTTCCCGATTCGGGTCATGAAACACCTCGGCATTACCACCCTCGGCATCACCAATGCCTGCGGAGGCCTTAATCCTTCCTATAAAAAAGGGGATATCATGCTGATTGACGATCACATCAACCTGTTAGGCAGCAATCCTCTGATCGGACCCAATAACCCCGAAACAGGATCAAGGTTCCCTGACATGTGCGAACCATACTCAAACCGAATCCTCGCCCTTGCCGAACAAGCGGCTCTCGACAACGGCATAAAGGTGCAGCGCGGTGTTTATATAGCACTTTCCGGCCCCTGCCTTGAAACACGTGCCGAATATCGCATGCTGCGACTGCTCGGAGCCGATGTTGTCGGCATGTCGACCGTTCCGGAGGTTATTGCCGCTGTGCATCAGGGAACCGAAGTGTTCGGCATGTCCATCGTTACCGACGAATGCTTCCCTGACTGCCTGATGCCCGTCAGCATTGAGGAGATTATTGAGGTTTCCAACCATGCAGAACCCAAAATGACCGCCATCTTCAAAGCCGTTGTCTCAAACCTCTAA
- a CDS encoding YggS family pyridoxal phosphate-dependent enzyme — protein sequence MESIASNLNRIREQIGTLSVKAGREPSDVRLIAVSKTKPARLVREAFDAGQIEFGESYVQEFLEKRDDPLLQGLPLQWHFIGHLQSNKIRSIAGKVALVHGIDRLSTAAELSRRSMQQNLHTEFLLEVNTSGEQTKYGISPDVLLSEAEKIFKLPNIALRGLMTIASPDTDLARKEFRELRNLLEALKKNAPDPTLLTELSMGMSQDFESAIEEGATIIRIGTAIFGWR from the coding sequence ATGGAGAGCATAGCGTCCAACCTTAACCGTATCAGGGAACAGATCGGCACTCTCTCGGTGAAAGCCGGCAGAGAACCCTCTGATGTTCGACTGATAGCCGTTTCGAAAACCAAACCTGCCCGGCTTGTCAGAGAAGCTTTTGACGCCGGGCAGATCGAGTTCGGTGAAAGCTATGTCCAGGAATTTCTTGAAAAACGTGATGATCCCCTGCTTCAGGGACTCCCCCTTCAGTGGCATTTTATCGGACATCTCCAGTCAAACAAAATTCGCTCGATTGCAGGCAAAGTTGCTCTTGTGCATGGCATAGACCGATTATCAACAGCCGCAGAGCTTTCAAGGCGCTCTATGCAGCAAAACCTGCATACCGAGTTCCTCCTTGAAGTAAACACATCGGGGGAGCAAACGAAATATGGAATCAGCCCGGACGTTCTGCTTTCGGAAGCGGAAAAAATCTTCAAACTCCCGAACATCGCGCTTCGTGGCCTCATGACTATAGCGTCGCCAGACACAGACCTTGCCCGCAAAGAGTTCAGAGAACTTCGAAACCTTCTTGAAGCGCTGAAAAAAAACGCACCCGACCCAACCCTTCTTACCGAACTTTCCATGGGCATGAGCCAGGATTTCGAATCGGCTATCGAGGAAGGGGCAACCATCATCCGTATCGGAACAGCAATTTTCGGCTGGCGCTGA